One stretch of Cygnus olor isolate bCygOlo1 chromosome 1, bCygOlo1.pri.v2, whole genome shotgun sequence DNA includes these proteins:
- the GPR19 gene encoding probable G-protein coupled receptor 19 isoform X3, protein MTESPKEPRSSRNHTVLQYELRPGEIIAASMVFGVLWLFSIFGNSLVCLVIHRSRRTQSTTNYFVVSMACADLLISVGNAPFVLLQFTSGRWMLGNVMCKLVRYIQYLTPGVQIYVLLSICVDRFYTIVYPLSFKVSREKAKKMIVASWIFDAAFASPAFFFYGSNGDDHCNFFLPNSWEGATYSIIHLLVVFLIPTILIILFYQKVIKYIWRIGTDGRTVRRTMNIVPRTKVKTIKMFLMLNLVFLLSWLPFYVVQLWHPQETDYRKCSLVFMAITLISFSSSASKPTLYSVYNANFRRGMKETFCMSSMKCYRSNAYTITTSSRIAKKNYVGISEIPAPAKTVTKDSIYDSFDREAKEKKLAWPIHSNPPNTFV, encoded by the coding sequence ATGACAGAGTCACCCAAGGAACCCAGGTCAAGCAGGAACCATACTGTCTTGCAGTATGAACTGAGGCCAGGGGAAATCATAGCAGCCAGTATGGTTTTTGGAGTATTGTGGTTGTTTTCCATCTTCGGAAACTCCCTTGTTTGCTTAGTGATCCATAGGAGCAGGAGGACACAATCAACCACCAACTATTTTGTTGTCTCCATGGCTTGTGCAGACCTTCTCATCAGTGTTGGAAATGCACCATTTGTGCTACTTCAGTTTACTTCAGGCAGGTGGATGCTGGGGAATGTGATGTGCAAGCTGGTGAGGTATATACAATATCTCACCCCTGGAGTCCAGATATACGTGCTCCTCTCCATATGTGTGGATCGATTCTACACTATTGTCTACCCCCTGAGCTTCAAAGTGTCAAGAGAGAAAGCCAAGAAAATGATTGTAGCATCCTGGATCTTTGATGCTGCATTTGCATcaccagctttctttttctatggCTCCAATGGGGATGACCATTGCAACTTCTTTCTCCCAAATTCTTGGGAAGGAGCCACCTACAGTATCATCCATCTCTTGGTGGTGTTTCTGATCCCAACCATCCTCATTATCCTATTCTACCAAAAGGTTATCAAGTACATTTGGAGAATAGGCACTGATGGCAGGACTGTCAGGAGGACAATGAATATTGTCCCAAGGACAAAAGTGAAAACCATcaagatgtttttaatgttaaatttaGTGTTTCTCCTGTCGTGGCTCCCTTTTTATGTGGTACAGCTGTGGCACCCACAGGAAACAGACTACAGAAAGTGTTCCTTGGTTTTCATGGCTATCACATTGAtctctttcagttcttcagcttCTAAGCCAACCCTGTACTCAGTGTATAATGCGAACTTCAGAAGAGGGATGAAAGAAACTTTTTGCATGTCCTCCATGAAATGCTACAGAAGTAATGCATATACCATCACTACCAGTTCAaggatagcaaaaaaaaattatgttggGATCTCAGAAATCCCAGCACCAGCCAAAACTGTAACCAAAGACTCAATCTATGATTCATTtgacagagaagcaaaagaaaaaaagcttgcttGGCCTATTCATTCAAATCCTCCAAATACATTTGTCTAA
- the GPR19 gene encoding probable G-protein coupled receptor 19 isoform X2, with product MTMMFDHSMDNNNAPFVFPTLLLLLQNNSYPETFIPPASHEMTESPKEPRSSRNHTVLQYELRPGEIIAASMVFGVLWLFSIFGNSLVCLVIHRSRRTQSTTNYFVVSMACADLLISVGNAPFVLLQFTSGRWMLGNVMCKLVRYIQYLTPGVQIYVLLSICVDRFYTIVYPLSFKVSREKAKKMIVASWIFDAAFASPAFFFYGSNGDDHCNFFLPNSWEGATYSIIHLLVVFLIPTILIILFYQKVIKYIWRIGTDGRTVRRTMNIVPRTKVKTIKMFLMLNLVFLLSWLPFYVVQLWHPQETDYRKCSLVFMAITLISFSSSASKPTLYSVYNANFRRGMKETFCMSSMKCYRSNAYTITTSSRIAKKNYVGISEIPAPAKTVTKDSIYDSFDREAKEKKLAWPIHSNPPNTFV from the coding sequence ATGACTATGATGTTTGACCACAGTATGGATAACAACAACGCTCCCTTTGTTTTCCCTACTTTAttgctcctgctgcagaacaACAGCTACCCCGAGACCTTCATCCCTCCTGCTAGCCACGAGATGACAGAGTCACCCAAGGAACCCAGGTCAAGCAGGAACCATACTGTCTTGCAGTATGAACTGAGGCCAGGGGAAATCATAGCAGCCAGTATGGTTTTTGGAGTATTGTGGTTGTTTTCCATCTTCGGAAACTCCCTTGTTTGCTTAGTGATCCATAGGAGCAGGAGGACACAATCAACCACCAACTATTTTGTTGTCTCCATGGCTTGTGCAGACCTTCTCATCAGTGTTGGAAATGCACCATTTGTGCTACTTCAGTTTACTTCAGGCAGGTGGATGCTGGGGAATGTGATGTGCAAGCTGGTGAGGTATATACAATATCTCACCCCTGGAGTCCAGATATACGTGCTCCTCTCCATATGTGTGGATCGATTCTACACTATTGTCTACCCCCTGAGCTTCAAAGTGTCAAGAGAGAAAGCCAAGAAAATGATTGTAGCATCCTGGATCTTTGATGCTGCATTTGCATcaccagctttctttttctatggCTCCAATGGGGATGACCATTGCAACTTCTTTCTCCCAAATTCTTGGGAAGGAGCCACCTACAGTATCATCCATCTCTTGGTGGTGTTTCTGATCCCAACCATCCTCATTATCCTATTCTACCAAAAGGTTATCAAGTACATTTGGAGAATAGGCACTGATGGCAGGACTGTCAGGAGGACAATGAATATTGTCCCAAGGACAAAAGTGAAAACCATcaagatgtttttaatgttaaatttaGTGTTTCTCCTGTCGTGGCTCCCTTTTTATGTGGTACAGCTGTGGCACCCACAGGAAACAGACTACAGAAAGTGTTCCTTGGTTTTCATGGCTATCACATTGAtctctttcagttcttcagcttCTAAGCCAACCCTGTACTCAGTGTATAATGCGAACTTCAGAAGAGGGATGAAAGAAACTTTTTGCATGTCCTCCATGAAATGCTACAGAAGTAATGCATATACCATCACTACCAGTTCAaggatagcaaaaaaaaattatgttggGATCTCAGAAATCCCAGCACCAGCCAAAACTGTAACCAAAGACTCAATCTATGATTCATTtgacagagaagcaaaagaaaaaaagcttgcttGGCCTATTCATTCAAATCCTCCAAATACATTTGTCTAA
- the GPR19 gene encoding probable G-protein coupled receptor 19 isoform X1 — protein sequence MSGPFPEVPSARIARRRRRAAPLGGCSGADLSSSKIVSRTRKIQLLLFKKTNNSYPETFIPPASHEMTESPKEPRSSRNHTVLQYELRPGEIIAASMVFGVLWLFSIFGNSLVCLVIHRSRRTQSTTNYFVVSMACADLLISVGNAPFVLLQFTSGRWMLGNVMCKLVRYIQYLTPGVQIYVLLSICVDRFYTIVYPLSFKVSREKAKKMIVASWIFDAAFASPAFFFYGSNGDDHCNFFLPNSWEGATYSIIHLLVVFLIPTILIILFYQKVIKYIWRIGTDGRTVRRTMNIVPRTKVKTIKMFLMLNLVFLLSWLPFYVVQLWHPQETDYRKCSLVFMAITLISFSSSASKPTLYSVYNANFRRGMKETFCMSSMKCYRSNAYTITTSSRIAKKNYVGISEIPAPAKTVTKDSIYDSFDREAKEKKLAWPIHSNPPNTFV from the exons ATGAGCGGCCCCTTCCCGGAGGTGCCCTCAGCACGGATCgcgaggagaaggaggagagcgGCGCCCCTGGGAGGATGCTCTGGAGCAG ATCTCTCATCTTCCAAAATTGTGTCCAGAACCAGGAAGATTCAGCTTCTTCTATtcaagaaaaca aacaACAGCTACCCCGAGACCTTCATCCCTCCTGCTAGCCACGAGATGACAGAGTCACCCAAGGAACCCAGGTCAAGCAGGAACCATACTGTCTTGCAGTATGAACTGAGGCCAGGGGAAATCATAGCAGCCAGTATGGTTTTTGGAGTATTGTGGTTGTTTTCCATCTTCGGAAACTCCCTTGTTTGCTTAGTGATCCATAGGAGCAGGAGGACACAATCAACCACCAACTATTTTGTTGTCTCCATGGCTTGTGCAGACCTTCTCATCAGTGTTGGAAATGCACCATTTGTGCTACTTCAGTTTACTTCAGGCAGGTGGATGCTGGGGAATGTGATGTGCAAGCTGGTGAGGTATATACAATATCTCACCCCTGGAGTCCAGATATACGTGCTCCTCTCCATATGTGTGGATCGATTCTACACTATTGTCTACCCCCTGAGCTTCAAAGTGTCAAGAGAGAAAGCCAAGAAAATGATTGTAGCATCCTGGATCTTTGATGCTGCATTTGCATcaccagctttctttttctatggCTCCAATGGGGATGACCATTGCAACTTCTTTCTCCCAAATTCTTGGGAAGGAGCCACCTACAGTATCATCCATCTCTTGGTGGTGTTTCTGATCCCAACCATCCTCATTATCCTATTCTACCAAAAGGTTATCAAGTACATTTGGAGAATAGGCACTGATGGCAGGACTGTCAGGAGGACAATGAATATTGTCCCAAGGACAAAAGTGAAAACCATcaagatgtttttaatgttaaatttaGTGTTTCTCCTGTCGTGGCTCCCTTTTTATGTGGTACAGCTGTGGCACCCACAGGAAACAGACTACAGAAAGTGTTCCTTGGTTTTCATGGCTATCACATTGAtctctttcagttcttcagcttCTAAGCCAACCCTGTACTCAGTGTATAATGCGAACTTCAGAAGAGGGATGAAAGAAACTTTTTGCATGTCCTCCATGAAATGCTACAGAAGTAATGCATATACCATCACTACCAGTTCAaggatagcaaaaaaaaattatgttggGATCTCAGAAATCCCAGCACCAGCCAAAACTGTAACCAAAGACTCAATCTATGATTCATTtgacagagaagcaaaagaaaaaaagcttgcttGGCCTATTCATTCAAATCCTCCAAATACATTTGTCTAA